In Pseudoliparis swirei isolate HS2019 ecotype Mariana Trench chromosome 22, NWPU_hadal_v1, whole genome shotgun sequence, the DNA window TCTGAGGTAGTTTTAGGCACCATCATGGGCGCTGATCAGAGAAAGAAACAATGTATCAATATGACACGGAGGTGAATGAGAAGAGTATAAAGAGAGgcacgaaagagagagagagatacacaatGAATTAGTAGTGGTTGAATAATGAATTAGTTGTTCCACAGAAAATGATCCAGCAACATAATTGATAatcaattaattatttcatttataatGAAAAAATGCCagacattattattgttatagaCATTGTAATTTGCTCCAAATAACGCTCTCTAGAAGTAGCACAAGAGTGAGCCCAGACCTTCATGTTTGATCTTATCGAAGTAGGCCAACTTTGAGGCAGCAATGATGGGCCTCTGTGTCTGTAGGCAGCCCATCACAGCATCCATTAACAGAACGTTGGTCAGAGCCTCAGTTATGTACTGAGGGTCCTAAAGAGACGGGAAAGAAACCACAGGTTGAAGAAATGTTAGCATACTAGACTGTCATTTACACAAAGGGGGGTAAGAACAACTTTTAAAAGAATTAAAAATTGACTTAACAAAAAGTAACTGAATCCTATATTCATCAGCAGCAGTCAAGTCCACTGGAAGCAGTTGGAAGCTCAAATACAGTCAGGTCCATACAaatttggacattgacacaatCTTCATAATGTTGtctctgtacaccaccacaatggattttgaatgaaacaatcaagctGTGCTTTAAGTGCAGACTGTCAGCTTTAATTTGATGGTATTTACATCCAAATCAGGTGAACGGTgtaggaattacaacacattttatatgtggcccctcctttttaagggaccaaaagtaattggacaaCTGGCTGCTCAGCTGTTCCATGGCCAGGTGTGTGTTATTCCCTCTTTTCTTCATTCACAAGGAGCAGATAAAAGGTCTAGAGTTAATTTCAAGTGTGGTATTTGTGTTTGGAATCTGTTGCTGTCAACTCTCAATATGAAGTCCAAATAGCTGTCACTATCAGTGAAGCACGCCATCATTAGGCTGAAACATCGAAACAAACCTATCAGAGAGATAGCAGAAACATTAGGTGTGGCCAAATCAACTGTTTGGTACATTCTTAAAAAGAAAGAACGCACTGGTGAGCTCAGCAGCACCAAAAGACCTGGAAGACCGAGGAAAACAACTGTGGTGGATGACAGAATAATTATTTCCCTGGTGAAGAAAAACGCTTCACAACAGTTGGCGAGATCCAGAACAATCTCCAGGTGGTAGGCGTATTTGTGTCAAAGTCAACCATCAAGACAAGACTTCACCAGAGTAAATACAGAGGGTTCACCACAAGATGTAAACCATTAGTGAGCCTCAAAAACAGGAAGACCAGATTAGAGTTAGCCAAAAAACATCTAAAAGAGCTGTTAAGTTGTGGAACAACATCCTATGGACAGATGAGACAAAGACCAACTTCTACCAGAATGATGGGAAGAGAAGAGTCTGTAGAGGGGAAGGAACTGCTCCTGATCTAAAGCATAGCACCTCCTCAGTGAAGCCTGGTGGAGGGAGTGTGATGGCGTGGGCATGTGTGGCTGCCAGTGGAACTGATGCCCTTGTATTATTGATGATGTGACTGCTGACACAAGCAGGAGGATGAATTCTGAAGTGTTTCGGGCAATATTATCTGCTCATATTCAGCCAAATGCTTCAGAACTCATTAGACGCCGCTTCATAGAGCAGGTGGACAAGGACCCGAAGCAGACTGCCAAAGCAACCAGAGAGCTTTTTCAGGCAAAGAAGTGTAATGTTCTGCAATGGCCAAGTCAATCACCTGCCCTGAATCCACTGGAGCTGCATGTCACTTgctgaagaccaaactgaagggGAAATGCCCCAAGAACCATCATGAAGTGAAGACAGTGGCAGTAGAGGCCTGGCAGAGCATCACCAGGGATGAAACCCAGCGTCTGGTGATGTCTCTGggttccagacttcaggctgtcattgactgcaaaggatttgcaaccaaatattaaaattgacaattacattgatgattatgttagtttgtccaattacttttggTCCCTTCAAACGGAGGTGCCacatataaaatgtgttgtaattcctacACCGTTCACCTGATGTGGATGTAAAGACCCGGTAATCTTCACGGTGTCTCGATGGATTGTGAAGTGTTTGAAAAGGGGGAGTTTATTTTTCCAGTAGTGAGCCATCATTCGATGTTGTACCTTGTGCAGGTCGGCCATCTTGCGTCCGGCCCACATCTCTTTCACCACAAGGTTCCAGAGTTCGGTCTCGGTCTTCAGATTGGCCTCAAACACCTCGACCCGACCAGAGGTCTGGATACGAAGGGAAGGAATACGAAGAAGTAGAAAAGGAGCTGTGGCGATCTTCACCTCCTGCACAAAGATGTGGAAGTCATGTATTTAAACAGGAGTGCAGGATTATGAACTACGAATCCAAAGATGATTTTAGAGAAACACTTGACCTGTATGTCTCTGAACTTTGTGATTTCTAGGAAGGCCTGTCGTCCAACAGTGAGCAAGACGAGACGTTTCTGAGTCATGGCAATTTTACCGACGCCGAGGGAGGTCTTGACACACGACGACAACTTGTAGACACACTCGCTATTGTCAAGATGCTCGATGACCTCAGAAGGCAAGTTGAAGTCTTGTGCCTCGgcttctgtctccttccagaAGGTGTAGAAGACTCTGAATAGTTTGGGGTCGACCTGCTTTGGCTGGCCtgggaaagacagagagagagagagagagagagagagagagagagagagagagagagagatgcatccAGTTGCAAgcaaagataaaaaatatattcacaaCAAAGAGACATTGAGGGTAAGAGAACATGTGCAATGTCAAGCGGAACATGTACATTAACCCCCTCATTCAAACAAATTAAGTTAGTTCCACGTTCAATGGCAGATGTCTCAGATGAGTGCATATTATTGTTCTTCATGCATTTCTAAAAGGCAGACTGAATTCACAAAGATCCAAATTGTTGTGGTCAAAACAGACTCCCATATGTCAATTACAAGCCATTCAGCTTGATGTTCTTTCCTGTTACACTTTTGTCTGTTTTTGGTATTTTATGGAGACATGCATGCCTTTCACATCGGATAAAAGTCTAAacaaagagaaggagagtgGCTTCAAAGTCTTTGAGTGAAGGGGCTCATTGGTCAGCGGCGTGTCACACCATGAAGTCATGTGGCATCACCATTTCCTTTTTCTGTTTCTCTAAACAGAGACTTCACAGCAAGTCCATTTTCCTTCAACCTACCAATTAGACTTTCTCACTAGAAATGTGCAATGCTTAACTTCGCtctgaagaaaaataaagtgcCTTATCTTACATATCATGGTAGCAAATAGTTTCATTGAGCTTTTTTACTGAAACAAGTGCTGGGTGTGGCCAAACAAAATGCTTGTGAGAGTGATGAAAACACCACAGCTGTGAATTGATAAACCGATCATAGCGCTGAGGGAAACACAGAAAGATATTCTCTAAATAACTATAAGTCTTTTTCTGTTTAAGAAGTAAACATTAAAATACATGGTATCGAAGAAtacagtgtttttgtttcattcacTTCAGTTGGACAGTCTGACATTTAAATGCCGAAGGATTGCTTttacaatctgtgtgtgtgtgtgtgagtgtgtgtgtgtgagagagagagcaaaagagaaTGTGATGTACAGACTGTACTTCACGCTTACAGAGAATTAAACGGGTGCAACAGATCATCTAACGGCTGCCTGATTACACCATGGATGCATTTTTAAGTTTGAGCTTTGATATTGCAACTTTCTATTAAActcatagaaatattcaaataacaaaagaaaccacacacacatcatcctgCCTGTCCCCACTTACCATTAGTGAGAGCGTCAAATAAACGATGTATGGTTGCTACGTCCTTAACAATGCCGCACTCCTGAACGCATCGCACAAACTCCTCCTGATGCAGATGCTTTCGGGGAAGCTCAAACTTCTTGACATGGTCGTCCGGCTGCACCGACGGCTTCTCATTGTCCGTCTCCACCTAACAGAtgagaattaaaaaaacaccatCGCCAATTACATTGTTGAGTTTGCCCTCCGACCCCCACAAGACCGACAGCCGGGTTGTGTAAACTGACTGACCCTGAGGATAAGTCTCTTGAGTTCAGGTCGCCTGTCGGCTTGCTGCCTCTCGTCCCGGTGCAGTGAGTCCACGAGCCATGTGACCAGCTGTGTGGGAAAGATGGCGGTGTCGGTCTTGTTCAGGTTTTGGAAATCGCCCAGAGCGTCCAGCCGCCGCCAACACAATGTGTTAATGAAACCACGCAAGTAGTAGAATCTGCAGGGAGAAAATGATTGTCATCGATGATCAGCAACAGTGTAAAGTGGTCAAATGATTGATTGAACAAATACAAACGAAGGACATAAGGAGCCTCCATAGCAAAGGAAGCAGAATACCTGGCCAGCAGCATAGAGTCCTCCTTTTGGACAGAGAAGATGGCTTTGCCAAGCAGCTGGATCAGCTTCCTGTAATAACTTTGGACGGAGCAGAATGACAGAGAGGCTGGGAAGTCTGGGAGCCTGAACACGCTGGCTGCTTTAGGAGGAGTTCTCAGCGCCAGGACACAAAGAGGCAGTGAGAGAGAagatgtgaagaggaggagaacagaggaatgTTTCATCTTGTGGTCTTCGCCTTGACTGTTTTTGCCTCGGTTGAAGTCTCACCGGAGTCAGACATGATGATCCTGCTCAGCATTGTGTTTCTTTGGAAGCTGAGAGTGTTATCGTGTCCGAGGTCGGGGAGGCTCATCCCCAGTCTCTTACTCGTCGCGCTCCCTGAAATAGAGCTCTTTCTCCGGGCTTGAATCTCCTGCATGGTGCGTCTGCGTGGGACCTCAACCATCGCCTTCATTCTAGACGACACATGATAGACACAATGCTTTTCAAGGGTGCTCATCCAGCACAAAAAGGAGATAAAGAAAGTAtgccagaaaaagaaaatgaatccATGTTGTTGGAGCTCGCCTCACGTGAAGACTCAAGAAACATAGAAACTGTTTGACTGAGCCAGTGAACTCAATTCAATGTGGTCGGGTATGCGTTTGTGTTGACAATAAACATGTGCCTGACTACTTCTGAATGTGGCTTCAGCAACTGGAATGCCATGTATGCCCAGTATATTTATTTTGGATGGGTTTGAGAAGTTACCTGTGTATCTCAGAACGAGTGCTAAGTTCCATTCGAGCAAAGTTGTCCATTTTCCTGTGGAGACGATCCTTGAGGAAGGAATGGAAGATGTGTGTTTCCAACACCTGCAACACGTCAATTTGAAGATGAGCACCTCGCCATTCAagttaaagtaaaacaaattataatcTTGTTCCACAAGTGAGTGTTTACCTGTTTGTAAAACAGCTGTTCAGATGGCTCTCTGGTTTTCAAGAACTCTTCACTGTTAAACACTCGATGTTCATAGTTTAGATGATTGCTGACGTCTCtgttagaaacacacacatgtacacattagCTAAATACACACAGTTGTCGGGAAACATCCTGTTAGATCTCAGTGCaggaagaacacacacagaacctgAATATGTTGACGATCAGTTCCAGCGTGATCCTCTGGATGTCCAGGTTGAGCTTGTGTTGCCACGCTCTTCTTTGCGCCCGCTGCTCACTGATGTCAGTGCAGCTGGCACGGTTGCACTGACTCAGGTCAAAATTAATCTGCAGTGTTTGACTCCTGCAGAACACACATAACATACTATATAAACTAAAAGAAACATACTCACATCTCTTGCCAAGTTTGAGAAAAGGATCAGTAAAGCTGCAAATACACAATCCAACACTAAATCTGATTTGTTTGTTAGTATTTCTGTAAAGTCAATCCTCGAGTACTTTATTTAGTCGTGGCATTACTGTGGGCACCTCTTTGTGAAGCAGTCTGCAGCAGCCGGGGGGATCTCTGGGAGGCCGAGAGTCTCAGAACAAGAAGTGGACACACTTCCGTTATCTATGTTGATGAGGACCAGATCATCGGTTTCCTGGATGGATCAAATAAATCTTGTCCACATTTTGGCTGTAATATATAAACAACTATATGACAATATTTAAACAAAGAAGTTATCTCTGTGATCTAGTCAAATTTAGTCAACATTTGTGAACATGGCCAACAAGAAATAATAGTCAAATGTAATGCAAAGTATTCACTTAGCTGTAGATAACCTTCTTCATTTGACACGTATTTAAAATAATCCAGCCTCTAAACATCCTGAAGTCTGAAAACTCTGTCCTGTCACGCTCACCGACTCTTTTCATCATCATTCTAAATAAGAGATGGATATTTATTACCATACATGTGTATACAATATAAATCCACCACACAGTATTCCAATTATTCCAtcagccacccccccccccccctctcaactttttttcaaaaaactTTGTGAGCAATAATGGTCATGATTTGGAAGCTTGTGTACTCACAGAAGCAACCTCTTCAAAATGGCTGAGATGGCAGCCCATGAGGAAGGCCGTCGGGGCCATGAGGAAGTCCAGCATGCCTCTGGCCAGGACCGGAACGTATGGCTGCTGCCACGACAGAGGCTGCACAGCAAACACCAGGGAGGCCCGGATGGACAAATGAATAGGTCAAAAGATGAAATGACGGATGGGTTGGTGAAGGATCATGAAGGATTCAACACCTTTCAAATGTTGCATTGCAACATGCAAAATATGTTAAGAGCACTAACTCAATAGTAACATATGATTTGAAACTGAATGGAAAGGCTTACAATGTAATTACAGTTCTATTATAGTATTAAATGTAGTGTGCTTCAGCTTCAGCATCCAATGATACATTCATGACGAAGGAGCTTTTATTTTCCTAAATATCAACAGGAAGTCCCTTTTCTAAACAATAGTAGCCCTACTTACTATTTACTGAAACAACCACAAACCATGTAGCTCTGTGCTTCTACGGCCAATGTCTTACTTTAGTTTAAAAACAGGCACACCAAATTTATTTGATTTGATGAAATCATTATGATACCAGAGTTGTGTGATGGATgaagttttaatttaattcaatgaCACATCTAGGGAGAGTGGCTTTAGTCTCAGGTAGACTCTACTCTATATCCTCGCATAGCGTCTAGTTGTTTGATGCGGTATCAATGCTCTAAATGTGGAATATAGCACCTTGTGGCCTTTGCAGATGCGCAGACACCGATTTTCAACGGACCTGCAGAAAAAGCAAGAAGCTCTCCGCCACCAGCGTGAGTCTGGCCCAATCAGCTGAAAACAACACCACCCGCTGCTCCTGCAGGAGACAAGACAGCCCCTACGGAGACGGgcaacagagacacagacacaaggagacGTAGACAAGAGGTCATCTGAGCTTCCTCCTGGTTCACTTACATCAACTCAACAGGTGTGTGTCGtacctggaggagctgctgcggcCTGAAGCAGAAGAAAGGCAGATGGAGGTCTAAATCTATAACTGGATGGTCTTTGTCTTCTCTGGATGGCAATACAATGGTCAGAGGACACAAGGTAAACATCTGGAACAAAACACACAGCGTTACAGTTTGGTTTCTTCTGGCTGCATCACAGTCACAGGTTGGACTAAAAATGAATgtatgtaacaacataacaacaatATGAACCAGATCAATCCTGGCTCATGATATTAtgaatgtctcacacacacacacacacacacaccaaatgtaGTCGTCCAGGAGGGGGAATAGGCACCAGTGCAAGTTTGGCTGCAAACTCCTTCACTTTCTCCTCCATGTCAGATAAATGACAAGTCCTGAGCTGGATTAACAGACTGGCAGAAACAAACAGGAAGATTGTGAATTGTTTTATTCGGTAAAGCTAAACCGATTTAATTCGCCGGGCAGTTTGGTTTCGTACACCGTTTCTCACCAGGACAGACAGTCTTTGAGTGCAGTGAAGTAAGGATACTTGGATATGACACAGAAACTGTAGGCAGAAAAAAGTTTAGAGGACTTGAGGGCTCCAACTCCCTCCTGTAAAGCAGACGTCCCTTCCTGTAGAAACAGGAAAGAGAATGACTTGATTTCATTTAAGTTGGATGTCCCTTTTGAATGTGGGCATGCTGACTGACACACGCTACATGGTTATATTTATGTATCTTAAATTGTTGTTCATTGTAAAACATGTCGTCCTGAGTACCAGTATGGGTCGGTAACATTGCATTACTACTCCATGGGTCTTGTTGCCAAAGACATCAGTGAAGACCAGGAAGTGGAATTGTTCATCTTTCTGTTCATTGGTTACTTGAAGCCCACCTGgaaacaagaataaaaaagcATTTCAACCCATCGGCATGATAAAGTACAGTTACAAGATAACAAAAGTAACAAATCAAATATCTCAATTGTTGACCCGAATATGTGTGTATCAAATACCCGGGAAGCAGAGCTGAGGTAAAGCCATGAGGTCTATGTCTTTGGGAACACTGGCCTCTTCACGTCCGCCTgccgaaataataataataataaaatacaacaacattaAGATCTATTGACGAGATGGGTAAAGTTAAGCCACTGACACATCCCAAACCTTGAGGGAAACAACATGTTTTCGGCTCCACGGAAGTTTTGTAATACTTGAGGATagaagatcaaacaaacagacGCCAGACCTTGGATGGGAGAtgctgcagctggaggaagttgtttccttttcttctggAGAAAAGAGCGCCGCCTCTTCCCATGTGGCCTCACTGCTTCACTCTCAGCTCGTGGTCTGCTCACAAAGGGAGGCGCCAGGATATACAGCACCTCCGGATCCAGCAGGAGGTGCTCTGGAGATCCATTACTGTTCATGGCCTGAGAGGGAGATAAGGAGGAAAGGATCATCTTTAATACGTGTTGCATTCATCTACATTACACATAATATACATGCATTCATGTGGTTCATTTAATATAAGTGAGCaggaaaaaacatattttttaacatGCTGGTTAACTGATCCTGATCATTCTTATCTGGGCATTATTTAGGCGATATTTTGGTTTGTCTGGGCCGATGGTCTCTGTGTATCGTCCCTCTTGGGCATTGCAAAATTATTCAATGGCAAAGATCGTCTTCTTTGCTAagtctaaaataataataaaagacttGGTCCGTGGGAATCTGgagacaattattttatttttaacattttcgGGGGGCATAATTGTGTCATTATAAGaaggaaacctggaggagagagggttgAATCCAACCAGCAGTTTGATATGTTACAGTTGtgcagtttaacccttgtgttgccttagggtcattttgacccgaatcaatattacaccctccccccgccttaggattaatttgaccccattcaatgtttaatgtcggtgttctttcggtagtcaacaaacaaacataaagtgcctcacacttaaacttggaaaacaatattaattctaataattctctggaggttttaattgctggcgtcaaattgaacccaaggggtaaaatatgttagtaaatataaaggtaacaggagggtgaaacattgaatcgggtcaaaatgacccaaaggcggggggagggtgtaatattgattcgggtcaaaatgaccctaaggcaacacaagggttaaagcattGTTACTGCTGCTTTCTTGGCTATGTTTCTCGAAAAAAACGTAATCTCAATGGAACTAGCCTGATTAATGCAAATAAAAAggtaataaaacatgacattgaCCAGTATTCACCATATTCATCAAAGAATCGTGAAATACCAGCAAAACAATACCTGGTAGACCTCACTGAGTTTGTCACTAGATGCTCCGAGCACCACACATGCTTCCAGCAGAACAGGAGGCAGGTGGTCCGCCATCACCGACACCAGGACCCAGTTGGACCAGCAGAACAGGATCAAGGTGCCAACTCAGACCTTCTGGACCACAACCActgacaaaaaacataaaagagATAAGACGTCAGTCAGACAGAGGAGTTAAAGAAAGGTACTTATAAAgaggtggatgtgtgtgtgtgttaataaggCAGACCATTGTTACAGTtctctcatcttcatctttctgCATGAGAACAACATCTATCAGCTAAATGAAGTCCCATGAGGGCTTGTTCCAGGCACCGGCACCCAGTCAGACACCACAACTTTGTTCAAAGAAACAGCTCCTTTGCAATTATTACCGCTACAAGACCCAGAATCAGAGATTAATTAGATTTTATTACATTCAAGATCTCATGGTGCTGTCTCCATGGATCAACCAGAGAAATACAGTGCCTGTGCCTGAGTCATTCTTTGTGACTAAGATAGTACAACGTCTACATGTGTTAGTTGAGTACACTGTGATATTGAATCCTGTGTGAATcagtctttaaaaacaaaatattgttGCCAGCAGATTATCAGATGTCATCATTAGTTTGTGGCACCAGAGGCGCGTTCCTAGGAATCCAAATGGCGATTCAGGAAAACCTCTATATTGTGAAGCTGATTCAAGCTCTGTAGGAGAAATACATGAAACCCAAAGGCATCCATCATGCAATTAGTGTTTATGTCTGCACATCCACATAATGTCATAAAGCATGGACACGTTATCCTACATCTCTGCTGTTCTTTTACCGTCTGTGGTCTGCTCACCACAGTGAAGATAATAGTTTCCCTGTTTCCTGGTTTGGTTCTTTCTTGGAAAATTAGAGTTGTGTGCAGATCAAGAGGgaaacatgcacacaaataaatgGCGTGGATGAG includes these proteins:
- the LOC130212543 gene encoding DENN domain-containing protein 3-like isoform X3; this encodes MADHLPPVLLEACVVLGASSDKLSEVYQAMNSNGSPEHLLLDPEVLYILAPPFVSRPRAESEAVRPHGKRRRSFLQKKRKQLPPAAASPIQGGREEASVPKDIDLMALPQLCFPGGLQVTNEQKDEQFHFLVFTDVFGNKTHGVVMQCYRPILEGTSALQEGVGALKSSKLFSAYSFCVISKYPYFTALKDCLSCLLIQLRTCHLSDMEEKVKEFAAKLALVPIPPPGRLHLMFTLCPLTIVLPSREDKDHPVIDLDLHLPFFCFRPQQLLQGLSCLLQEQRVVLFSADWARLTLVAESFLLFLQPLSWQQPYVPVLARGMLDFLMAPTAFLMGCHLSHFEEVASETDDLVLINIDNGSVSTSCSETLGLPEIPPAAADCFTKRSQTLQINFDLSQCNRASCTDISEQRAQRRAWQHKLNLDIQRITLELIVNIFRDVSNHLNYEHRVFNSEEFLKTREPSEQLFYKQVLETHIFHSFLKDRLHRKMDNFARMELSTRSEIHRMKAMVEVPRRRTMQEIQARRKSSISGSATSKRLGMSLPDLGHDNTLSFQRNTMLSRIIMSDSAASVFRLPDFPASLSFCSVQSYYRKLIQLLGKAIFSVQKEDSMLLARFYYLRGFINTLCWRRLDALGDFQNLNKTDTAIFPTQLVTWLVDSLHRDERQQADRRPELKRLILRVETDNEKPSVQPDDHVKKFELPRKHLHQEEFVRCVQECGIVKDVATIHRLFDALTNGQPKQVDPKLFRVFYTFWKETEAEAQDFNLPSEVIEHLDNSECVYKLSSCVKTSLGVGKIAMTQKRLVLLTVGRQAFLEITKFRDIQEVKIATAPFLLLRIPSLRIQTSGRVEVFEANLKTETELWNLVVKEMWAGRKMADLHKDPQYITEALTNVLLMDAVMGCLQTQRPIIAASKLAYFDKIKHEAPMMVPKTTSETLKHRINPSLGLAEPQTVHVLLYTPGQLTCNDSKSVMNPKLWVALSGGKVVVFDAASWSMLQDCIQVGASQLNCMLGLVQEQVWIGSQDSVIYILDTHSMSCNKQLTEHRQEVTGLTVDLRDQHNGQQTYSCSCDGTILQWDTASLKVKRQLHLSCERLSSIQIYDGTLWCCGGDCIVEMKKSGTPQRRVELLDEVPGSFSSFIVIPERGQVWTGWANSGELCLWHTNNHTRPSKRISLPSCSGVTCMIRVKDQIWVGCRGRSGIEGPCDGQLRNQVLVMDAESHAVAKELQAHSDSIQTLCSAEDRYVLSGSACRDGKIAIWKVE
- the LOC130212543 gene encoding DENN domain-containing protein 3-like isoform X1, which produces MADHLPPVLLEACVVLGASSDKLSEVYQAMNSNGSPEHLLLDPEVLYILAPPFVSRPRAESEAVRPHGKRRRSFLQKKRKQLPPAAASPIQGGREEASVPKDIDLMALPQLCFPGGLQVTNEQKDEQFHFLVFTDVFGNKTHGVVMQCYRPILEGTSALQEGVGALKSSKLFSAYSFCVISKYPYFTALKDCLSCLLIQLRTCHLSDMEEKVKEFAAKLALVPIPPPGRLHLMFTLCPLTIVLPSREDKDHPVIDLDLHLPFFCFRPQQLLQGLSCLLQEQRVVLFSADWARLTLVAESFLLFLQPLSWQQPYVPVLARGMLDFLMAPTAFLMGCHLSHFEEVASETDDLVLINIDNGSVSTSCSETLGLPEIPPAAADCFTKRSQTLQINFDLSQCNRASCTDISEQRAQRRAWQHKLNLDIQRITLELIVNIFRDVSNHLNYEHRVFNSEEFLKTREPSEQLFYKQVLETHIFHSFLKDRLHRKMDNFARMELSTRSEIHRMKAMVEVPRRRTMQEIQARRKSSISGSATSKRLGMSLPDLGHDNTLSFQRNTMLSRIIMSDSAASVFRLPDFPASLSFCSVQSYYRKLIQLLGKAIFSVQKEDSMLLARFYYLRGFINTLCWRRLDALGDFQNLNKTDTAIFPTQLVTWLVDSLHRDERQQADRRPELKRLILRVETDNEKPSVQPDDHVKKFELPRKHLHQEEFVRCVQECGIVKDVATIHRLFDALTNGQPKQVDPKLFRVFYTFWKETEAEAQDFNLPSEVIEHLDNSECVYKLSSCVKTSLGVGKIAMTQKRLVLLTVGRQAFLEITKFRDIQEVKIATAPFLLLRIPSLRIQTSGRVEVFEANLKTETELWNLVVKEMWAGRKMADLHKDPQYITEALTNVLLMDAVMGCLQTQRPIIAASKLAYFDKIKHEAPMMVPKTTSETLKHRINPSLGLAEPQTVHVLLYTPGQLTCNDSKSVMNPKLWVALSGGKVVVFDAASWSMLQDCIQVGASQLNCMLGLVQEQVWIGSQDSVIYILDTHSMSCNKQLTEHRQEVTGLTVDLRDQHNGYRDVILSRQHVNLINQQTYSCSCDGTILQWDTASLKVKRQLHLSCERLSSIQIYDGTLWCCGGDCIVEMKKSGTPQRRVELLDEVPGSFSSFIVIPERGQVWTGWANSGELCLWHTNNHTRPSKRISLPSCSGVTCMIRVKDQIWVGCRGRSGIEGPCDGQLRNQVLVMDAESHAVAKELQAHSDSIQTLCSAEDRYVLSGSACRDGKIAIWKVE
- the LOC130212543 gene encoding DENN domain-containing protein 3-like isoform X2; protein product: MADHLPPVLLEACVVLGASSDKLSEVYQAMNSNGSPEHLLLDPEVLYILAPPFVSRPRAESEAVRPHGKRRRSFLQKKRKQLPPAAASPIQGGREEASVPKDIDLMALPQLCFPGGLQVTNEQKDEQFHFLVFTDVFGNKTHGVVMQCYRPILEGTSALQEGVGALKSSKLFSAYSFCVISKYPYFTALKDCLSCLLIQLRTCHLSDMEEKVKEFAAKLALVPIPPPGRLHLMFTLCPLTIVLPSREDKDHPVIDLDLHLPFFCFRPQQLLQGLSCLLQEQRVVLFSADWARLTLVAESFLLFLQPLSWQQPYVPVLARGMLDFLMAPTAFLMGCHLSHFEEVASETDDLVLINIDNGSVSTSCSETLGLPEIPPAAADCFTKRSQTLQINFDLSQCNRASCTDISEQRAQRRAWQHKLNLDIQRITLELIVNIFRDVSNHLNYEHRVFNSEEFLKTREPSEQLFYKQVLETHIFHSFLKDRLHRKMDNFARMELSTRSEIHRMKAMVEVPRRRTMQEIQARRKSSISGSATSKRLGMSLPDLGHDNTLSFQRNTMLSRIIMSDSASVFRLPDFPASLSFCSVQSYYRKLIQLLGKAIFSVQKEDSMLLARFYYLRGFINTLCWRRLDALGDFQNLNKTDTAIFPTQLVTWLVDSLHRDERQQADRRPELKRLILRVETDNEKPSVQPDDHVKKFELPRKHLHQEEFVRCVQECGIVKDVATIHRLFDALTNGQPKQVDPKLFRVFYTFWKETEAEAQDFNLPSEVIEHLDNSECVYKLSSCVKTSLGVGKIAMTQKRLVLLTVGRQAFLEITKFRDIQEVKIATAPFLLLRIPSLRIQTSGRVEVFEANLKTETELWNLVVKEMWAGRKMADLHKDPQYITEALTNVLLMDAVMGCLQTQRPIIAASKLAYFDKIKHEAPMMVPKTTSETLKHRINPSLGLAEPQTVHVLLYTPGQLTCNDSKSVMNPKLWVALSGGKVVVFDAASWSMLQDCIQVGASQLNCMLGLVQEQVWIGSQDSVIYILDTHSMSCNKQLTEHRQEVTGLTVDLRDQHNGYRDVILSRQHVNLINQQTYSCSCDGTILQWDTASLKVKRQLHLSCERLSSIQIYDGTLWCCGGDCIVEMKKSGTPQRRVELLDEVPGSFSSFIVIPERGQVWTGWANSGELCLWHTNNHTRPSKRISLPSCSGVTCMIRVKDQIWVGCRGRSGIEGPCDGQLRNQVLVMDAESHAVAKELQAHSDSIQTLCSAEDRYVLSGSACRDGKIAIWKVE